The Xiphophorus hellerii strain 12219 chromosome 22, Xiphophorus_hellerii-4.1, whole genome shotgun sequence genome has a window encoding:
- the ephx5 gene encoding epoxide hydrolase 1, giving the protein MQRLQLLKDTFFGLDVAQQQLIIGCAVAAAVAGGILTYAMQRRSKMRTIPVGEGWWGAGEKPLLEDQKIYPFTVETSDEEIEDLHERIDKTRFTDPLEDSGFQYGFNSTYLKKVVSYWRNTFDWKKQVAMLNKYPHFKTKIEGLDVHFIHVRPLQRGDQRALPLMLVHGWPGSFYEFYKILPLLTQNHNGFAFEVVIPSIPGYGFSEAPHKKGFNSLAAARIFLTLMERLGFSQFYLQGGDWGSLITTNMAQMRPDCVKGLHLNMCMSNRGFKVLLSIIIGPYLPFLVGFSQEDVRRLFPFFQKNVWQMLEESGYLHIQATKPDTAGRGLNDSPVGLAAYILEKFSSWTHMKNRDLEDGGLERKFSLDDLLTNVMIYWTTGSIISSMRFYKENFSSNPNNRIDAKTGIFVPTGLAAFPQELLHCPKSWAQIRYQNIVSYTFMPQGGHFPALEEPRLLANDVIQFAKAIENL; this is encoded by the exons ATGCAGAGACTGCAACTTTTGAA GGACACGTTCTTTGGGCTGGATGTTGCACAACAGCAGCTTATTATTGGGTGTGCTGTGGCAGCAGCTGTAGCAGGTGGAATCCTGACCTATGCAATGCAGAGAAGGAGCAAAATGAGAACTATCCCTGTTGGTGAGGGATGGTGGGGAGCAGGCGAAAAACCACTCTTAGAGGATCAAAAAATATACCCATTTACAGTGGAAACGTCAGATGAAGAGATTGAG GATCTCCATGAACGCATTGACAAAACCCGGTTCACTGACCCTTTAGAGGATAGTGGCTTCCAGTATGGCTTCAATTCCACTTATCTTAAGAAGGTGGTTTCTTATTGGAGAAATACGTTCGACTGGAAAAAGCAAGTGGCAATGCTGAACAAGTATCCGCACTTCAAAACCAAAATAGAAG GACTGGACGTGCACTTCATCCATGTGCGCCCACTACAGAGGGGGGACCAGAGGGCTCTGCCGCTCATGCTTGTTCACGGCTGGCCTGGCTCCTTCTATGAGTTCTACAAGATTCTTCCACTTCTCACACAGAACCACAACGGATTTGCGTTTGAGGTTGTAATCCCCTCCATACCTGGCTACGGCTTCTCAGAAGCCCCTCATAAGAAAG GATTTAACAGTCTGGCTGCTGCTCGGATTTTCCTCACACTCATGGAGCGCCTGGGCTTCTCCCAGTTCTACCTACAAGGAGGAGACTGGGGCTCGCTCATCACCACTAACATGGCTCAGATGAGGCCTGA ctgtGTTAAAGGGCTCCACCTAAACATGTGCATGTCAAATAGGGGTTTCAAAGTGTTACTCTCCATAATCATCGGCCCTTACCTTCCCTTCCTGGTCGGCTTTAGCCAGGAAGACGTTCGCAGGTTGTTCCCTTTCTTTCAGAAGAATGTGTGGCAGATGCTGGAGGAATCTGGCTACCTTCACATTCAGGCAACTAAACCTGACACAGCCG GACGTGGACTGAATGACTCGCCTGTAGGCCTGGCGGCCTACATTCTGGAAAAGTTCTCCAGCTGGACTCACATGAAGAACAGAGATCTGGAGGATGGTGGGCTGGAGAg AAAATTCAGCCTGGATGATCTTTTGACGAATGTCATGATCTACTGGACCACAGGCTCAATCATCTCCTCCATGCGGTTCTACAAAGAGAACTTTAGCAGCAACCCTAATAACAGGATTGACGCTAa GACAGGGATATTTGTGCCCACTGGACTGGCTGCTTTCCCCCAGGAGCTCCTGCACTGCCCCAAATCCTGGGCACAGATCCGGTACCAGAACATCGTCTCCTACACCTTCATGCCCCAAGGCGGACATTTCCCCGCCTTGGAGGAGCCCCGGCTCCTGGCCAACGATGTCATCCAGTTTGCCAAAGCAATAGAAAATCTCTGA
- the LOC116713650 gene encoding cystatin-like: protein MWKTVVPILATIFAAVQCGMPGGWQDADIHSESVLSALNYAVAQHNRGNQADAFLHKVVQIVSAQTQVVAGINYEIVVKLGRTNCQKGEANTDCTVYIDPAKARIYQCTFRVWSCPWLNDIHVTKKKCSKP from the exons ATGTGGAAGACTGTTGTTCCAATTCTTGCGACTATTTTCGCCGCTGTGCAGTGCGGCATGCCTGGGGGATGGCAAGACGCCGACATCCACAGTGAGTCTGTCCTAAGTGCGTTGAATTACGCCGTCGCCCAACACAACAGAGGCAACCAAGCAGATGCATTCCTCCACAAGGTGGTTCAAATCGTCTCCGCACAGACTCAG GTGGTCGCAGGAATTAACTACGAGATTGTTGTGAAATTGGGACGGACAAACTGCCAGAAAGGCGAAGCAAACACAGATTGTACTGTCTACATAGATCCAGCTAAGGCTCGG atttacCAGTGCACATTCAGAGTGTGGAGCTGCCCATGGCTCAATGACATTCATGTCACGAAAAAGAAGTGCTCGAAACCTTAA
- the LOC116713649 gene encoding cystatin-like: protein MMWKVIVPFFAAFLAFGFCQMMAGGLHKIKNADNDEGFQRALQFAVVQHNNGTNDTVLYQVLKVVSAESQVVAGVNYIMTVILGRTNCEKEAPAVDCAVHKEPGFAKPYQCKFKVWSRPWLNDIQLTNEECSGTELTSP from the exons ATGATGTGGAAGGTTATTGTTCCTTTTTTTGCCGCGTTTTTGGCCTTTGGCTTTTGTCAGATGATGGCTGGAGGTTTGCACAAGATAAAAAATGCAGATAATGATGAGGGGTTCCAAAGAGCGTTGCAGTTTGCTGTTGTCCAACACAACAACGGGACCAATGACACGGTCCTCTACCAGGTCCTTAAGGTGGTCTCGGCTGAGAGTCAG GTGGTAGCTGGGGTCAATTACATAATGACTGTGATTCTGGGGAGAACCAACTGTGAGAAGGAGGCACCAGCAGTCGACTGTGCTGTCCACAAAGAGCCTGGATTTGCTAAG CCTTACCAGTGCAAATTCAAAGTGTGGAGTCGCCCATGGCTTAATGATATCCAGCTGACCAACGAGGAATGCAGCGGTACTGAACTTACTTCAccatga
- the LOC116712745 gene encoding cystatin-like: MWKAIFPFLAALFVGLSCIPGGINKIEDAENDEMFQTALKFAVVQHNNGTNDTVLYQVVKVVSAEVQVVAGFKHIMTVILGRTNCEKEAPADNCGIHKEPGFARHHRCKFEVWSRSWLNDTQLISDKCDSIERATE; the protein is encoded by the exons ATGTGGAAggctatttttccttttctggcCGCTCTTTTTGTCGGGTTATCTTGTATTCCTGGGGGCATAAATAAGATAGAAGATGCAGAAAATGATGAGATGTTTCAGACAGCGTTGAAGTTTGCTGTCGTCCAACACAACAATGGCACCAATGACACGGTCCTCTACCAGGTTGTTAAGGTGGTTTCAGCTGAGGTTCAG GTGGTAGCGGGGTTCAAACACATCATGACTGTGATTTTGGGAAGAACCAATTGTGAGAAGGAGGCACCAGCAGATAACTGTGGCATTCACAAAGAGCCAGGATTCGCTCGG CATCACCGGTGCAAATTTGAAGTGTGGAGTCGCTCATGGCTTAATGATACCCAGCTAATATCAGATAAATGTGACAGTATTGAACGTGCTACAGAATGA
- the LOC116713728 gene encoding cystatin-like, whose amino-acid sequence MWKIVFVLLSALLAVEGSLVGGATDIDIHDDGVQNALNFAVAQHNRGTNDIFLRKAAEVVKAQVQVVAGLKYILTVKMVKTSCRKNTLNQVCDAQRLPDNAASYKCKFTVWSRPWINDIRMTEQKC is encoded by the exons ATGTggaagattgtttttgttttactttcagctCTTTTAGCTGTGGAGGGGTCTTTGGTTGGTGGCGCGACAGATATAGACATCCACGATGACGGTGTCCAAAATGCGCTGAACTTCGCTGTCGCCCAACACAACAGAGGAACCAACGACATATTCCTCCGTAAAGCAGCTGAAGTGGTCAAGGCTCAGGTTCAG GTGGTGGCAGGCTTGAAGTACATCCTAACTGTGAAGATGGTAAAGACCTCCTGCAGAAAGAACACTTTAAATCAAGTGTGCGACGCCCAAAGGCTGCCAGATAATGCTGCG tcttacaAGTGCAAATTCACCGTGTGGAGCCGCCCTTGGATCAATGACATCAGGATGACGGAACAGAAATGCTAG